In one window of Coralliovum pocilloporae DNA:
- a CDS encoding BolA family protein, translating into MPMDAREIETMIRDALPDATVEIKDLAGDGDHYAAIVVSEQFRGKTRVQQHQMVYEALKGNMGGALHALALQTSAPS; encoded by the coding sequence ATGCCAATGGATGCGCGCGAAATTGAGACTATGATCCGGGATGCTCTTCCCGACGCCACTGTCGAGATCAAGGATCTTGCCGGTGACGGAGACCATTATGCTGCGATCGTGGTATCGGAGCAGTTTCGTGGCAAAACCCGCGTGCAGCAGCACCAGATGGTCTATGAGGCACTCAAAGGTAATATGGGTGGAGCCCTTCATGCACTTGCCCTTCAGACAAGTGCACCCAGTTAG